From the genome of Anopheles moucheti chromosome 3, idAnoMoucSN_F20_07, whole genome shotgun sequence, one region includes:
- the LOC128303697 gene encoding SAP30-binding protein: MSSKNSALASLTATYTDSENEDDRRSDDDSPQSEGGSSVSQIRSRQQTPLREMSESSGTPVTQSNTVSLPFKSAEPSGASDNGTPGPPRKKALRLVSYIDDTIVDTDDENNSPAHSDQEEVVQSEHEPEPHRSPSPEKVDRAKLYGFSLPPEPKGKCSQELQDKIAALYERMKNSNMDTNRIIQERKEFRNPSIYEKLIHFCDINELGTNYAPEIFDPFQWGKESYYEELAKAQKTEMEKVEKARKEATKTEIQTGVKRADPDESKKRKSKWDQPGVLGAAPGMLGAAAAVAMANALKPAGIIQQTLTTTATGTKGTVISAFGSLPKKPKV, translated from the exons ATGAGTTCCAAAAATTCTGCACTTGCATCACTAACCGCTACCTATACAGATTCGGAAAATGAAGATGATCGTCGCTCAGACGATGATTCACCTCAATCCGAAGGAGGAAGTTCCGTGTCACAG ATACGTTCTCGCCAGCAAACACCTTTGCGAGAAATGTCCGAGAGCTCTGGCACACCCGTCACGCAGAGCAACACCGTGAGCCTTCCATTCAAATCCGCAGAACCTAGTGGTGCTAGCGACAATGGAACACCCGGACCACCGCGTAAGAAAGCACTCCGCCTCGTTAGCTATATCGACGATACGATAGTGGATACGGACGACGAAAACAACTCGCCGGCACACAGCGATCAGGAGGAGGTCGTCCAATCTGAACACGAACCAGAACCACATCGTAGCCCTTCGCCGGAAAAGGTCGATCGAGCGAAACTGTACGGTTTCAGTTTGCCACCCGAACCAAAGGGCAAGTGCTCGCAGGAACTGCAGGATAAGATAGCCGCCCTCTATGAACGGATGAAAAACTCCAACATGGACACAAACCGCATCATTCAGGAGCGCAAAGAATTCCGCAATCCCAGCATCTACGAAAAATTGATACACTTCTGCGATATAAACGAGCTGGGCACGAACTATGCGCCGGAAATATTTGATCCCTTCCAATGGGGCAAGGAGTCGTACTATGAGGAGCTTGCGAAAGCACAAAAGACCGAGATGGAAAAGGTGGAAAAGGCACGCAAGGAAGCGACGAAAACGGAAATACAAACTGGCGTCAAGCGTGCCGATCCGGACGAGTCGAAAAAGCGAAAGTCCAAATGGGACCAACCGGGTGTGTTGGGTGCGGCACCGGGTATGCTGGGAGCGGCAGCAGCCGTTGCCATGGCCAATGCGTTGAAACCGGCCGGAATTATACAGCAGACGCTCACAACGACGGCTACCGGTACGAAGGGGACCGTTATATCGGCGTTCGGATCACTACCAAAGAAGCCCAAGGTGTAG